The nucleotide window GCACCGGCTCGGGTGATGATGTTCGCGACCAACTTGGCAGTGATGGGAACTCGACCTTCGTCCTTGCGATCCTGTCGGGCATAGCCGTAATAAGGCATGACCGCGGTGACGCGCTCGGCACTTGCGCGTTTGCAACTCTCGATCATGATCAAGAGTTCCATCAGGTTTTCGTTTACCGGCGGGCATGTCGGTTGCACCAGAAAGACGTCGCGTCCGCGCACATCCTCGTCGACCTTGCAGGAGATCTCCCCATCTGGGAAATTTCCCATCGAAATTGCGCCCATCGGCAGCCCCAGGTACTCGCAGATCCTCCGCGCAAGTGCGGGGTTGGCTCGGCCACTGAAAATCTTCAAGCCGTTCATCGCTGCAATACCCGTCTGGATACAATTCTCACGCCACCAAGCCACAACGGACTTGCCATCGCACCCTGCGATCCACCTGACAGAGAAACCGACGCTACGTCAACTCTTAAGGGCGCCGGTGCGCACGGCATCTTCCACGACGCGCAATTCGTCCATCGTGTTCACACCCAAGGCTTCGATGGGCTTTAGTACTGGCAACGCCAGCACGACTTTTCCCTCGCGCTGCATCAGGCCCGGGCAATCTGTGATGTAATACTCGCCTTGCGCGTTGTCGGGTCGCAATTCGTCGAGTGCCGCCAGCAGGGCCCGGCAGTCAAAGACGTAGCAGCTCATGTTCACTTCGGTGATCCGCCGCTGCTCCTCGGTGGCATCCTTCTCTTCGACGATGCCGACAAAATCACCGGCCGCATCGCGGACGATTCGCCCCAGCCCCGCCGGATTCTCTTTATGTATCGTGCCCATCACACATGCGGGGCGACGGAGTTCAAACGCGGCGAGCAGCTTTTCGAGCGACTCGGCCTGCAATAGCGGCGCGTCCCCTGTCACGACTGCCACCGGACCGTCGTGTTCGGCCAGCACCTGACGGCACATCATCACGGCATGACCGGTGCCGTTCTGCTGCTCCTGCAGTGCAAAGGTCAAATTGGTCCGATCGCGGAGGACTTTTTTCACGTCGTCGGCGCGATACCCCACCACCAGCACAACGCGGTCGAAACCGACCTGGGCCAGGGAATCGAGGACGTATTCGATCATCGGCCGGCCGCAGATTTCGATCAGTACCTTGGGCAACTCGCTTTTCATGCGAGTTCCCTTGCCTGCGGCCAAGACGACGGCAACTTTTTGGCTCATAAGTGAAGGGGACGACCGGGAATGGGGCAGAACCTCGCGGCACGGTAAGCAGCCCATCTTGGCATGAAATACGCTCGCTTGCCAGTGTCGAGGGAATGCTGAACGCCGGCGAAGCGATGTCCACAGCCGGGAGGCCGGCCAAATGCGGATCGCAGGCCGTCGGGACGTTAGGATTTCGGCGATCGAGCCATCTGCGACGATCGATGTAAGGTCCATCCCGTCGCCAATGCGCCCAGAAGACAAAACGTCAGCCCCATGAGGGTCACGACCAGCCCGGGACATTCCAGATGCGCAACCAAAATGGGAAAGGTGACGAGACCCGCACCGAATCCACACAGTGCTGCTGTCAGGCCCATGGTTCGCATCGCGGTCTGCTCCAGGATAATTGCCGAACCACCTGGAGGCCTTATTGTGGTCATCGGCTTCTACCGCGACTTCACATCGTAGCACCACAGCATGCCCAGGTCGCGAATATAAAGCCGGCCGTTAGCCACCACCGGATAGGCCCAGGCCTTGCCACGACCGCGATCGGGCTGATTGGGGAGTTTGAATCGCCCTTTTTCCTGATAGCCCTCGGCCGTCGCCACGACCAGCGCCACATCGTCCTCTTCGCTGTGCAGATACAAGCGGCCGTCGGCGAAGCAGACTGCGCTCGCTCCCACGCTGCGATCTAGCCACTTGGGCTCGCCGGTGGCGAAATCGGCACAAATCAGCCCTTGGGTTGTCGTGCCGAACAGTAGGCCGTCGACCTCGACGGCGCCGCCAATGCTCGTCGGCAATTTCTGTTCGAAATAAACCTGCTCGGCATCGACGGCGTTGCCGTTGGCCGTGAGTTTCACGAGGCCGCCGCCACTACGGCTCGCGGCACTGTAGATCAGGTTGCCATCGGCGACGGGCGTCGGAATGTTGGCCGGGCTTCCTTGCGCCGTCCGCTCGTATCGCCAGAGGAGCTTGCCAGTGGTGGCGTCGACTCCAACGAGTCCCTTTTGCAAAAACTGCACGTATTGCTTGACGTTTCCTACGTTGACCACGATCGCCGAGGCATAAGCCGCCTGATTTCCACCCTCGATCGCGGACTTCCAAATGCCCTCGCCCGTGCGCTTGTCGAGCGCAACGATTGTCGCTTCGGCCCCTCCGGGAGTGCAGACCAGAATATCGCCGTCGATCAAAGGGGATTCCGCGTAGGCCCACTGCCCGGGCTCTCCGGCAAAGTCCGTGCGAAGATTCTTCTGCCAGCGCACCTTGCCGCCGGACGCTTCGAGGCATGTCAGATCGCCATCCGAACCGAGCGCGTACAGCATTCCGCCGTCGACCGTGACCGTACTGCGCGAGCCAGGATATTGCGGTCCCTTGTTGGGGCCGACGTTGCCGATTCTCTGACGCCAGACTTCCTTGCCTTCTTTGGTGTCGAGCGCCTGCACGTATTCGTCTTCCATTCCCTTATTGCTGATCAGGTAGATCCGATCGCCGACAATGGCGGGCGTTGAATATCCTTCGCCGATGTCGATTGCTTGCCAGGCAAGCGATGGTCCCTCGGCCGGCCACTCTTGCAGCAGACCGGTTTCCTGCGAAATGCCGTCGCGATGCGGCCCACGCCATTGCGGCCAATCGGCGGCACGCGTCACAGAAGAAACCAGGACCAAGACCAAGATTGCCAGAACGCTGCCGTTGGGTTTCATCCTGCACCTTCCTTGTTATCGCCAGGGCTGAGATTGCGCCGTGCAAGTTCTTGGGCGCCGTAACTGTGCTGTCAGCGGACAACCGCGCGGCCCGAAAACGCGAATGCCTCTGGGCGTGCGGTTGCTTAGGAACATTCTACACGTTTTACGGCGGCGATCGCTGCGCTACTTGTTATCCGCAGCGCGCGAGGCCTCGCTACTCAAAACCGGCGGCTGCGACGCGTCCCCCTTGTTCGTCAATTCATCCTTGACGATCGCGCCATCCTTCATCACAAAGCCAACCCGCTCCAGAGAGCGAATGTCTGCCAGCGGATCGCCTGCCACGGCAATCAAATCGGCGTACAACCCCGGGGCAACGCGTCCCACGTCGGCCGAACGACCCAGCAACTCGGCGGCGGCGCTAGTGGCCGAGCGGATCGCCTCGGCCGGGGTTAGTCCGAACTTGACCATATAGAAAAACTGCTTCCCATTGTCGCCATGAGGAT belongs to Pirellulales bacterium and includes:
- a CDS encoding NTP transferase domain-containing protein, with translation MSQKVAVVLAAGKGTRMKSELPKVLIEICGRPMIEYVLDSLAQVGFDRVVLVVGYRADDVKKVLRDRTNLTFALQEQQNGTGHAVMMCRQVLAEHDGPVAVVTGDAPLLQAESLEKLLAAFELRRPACVMGTIHKENPAGLGRIVRDAAGDFVGIVEEKDATEEQRRITEVNMSCYVFDCRALLAALDELRPDNAQGEYYITDCPGLMQREGKVVLALPVLKPIEALGVNTMDELRVVEDAVRTGALKS
- a CDS encoding PQQ-binding-like beta-propeller repeat protein; its protein translation is MKPNGSVLAILVLVLVSSVTRAADWPQWRGPHRDGISQETGLLQEWPAEGPSLAWQAIDIGEGYSTPAIVGDRIYLISNKGMEDEYVQALDTKEGKEVWRQRIGNVGPNKGPQYPGSRSTVTVDGGMLYALGSDGDLTCLEASGGKVRWQKNLRTDFAGEPGQWAYAESPLIDGDILVCTPGGAEATIVALDKRTGEGIWKSAIEGGNQAAYASAIVVNVGNVKQYVQFLQKGLVGVDATTGKLLWRYERTAQGSPANIPTPVADGNLIYSAASRSGGGLVKLTANGNAVDAEQVYFEQKLPTSIGGAVEVDGLLFGTTTQGLICADFATGEPKWLDRSVGASAVCFADGRLYLHSEEDDVALVVATAEGYQEKGRFKLPNQPDRGRGKAWAYPVVANGRLYIRDLGMLWCYDVKSR